A single window of Salvia splendens isolate huo1 chromosome 8, SspV2, whole genome shotgun sequence DNA harbors:
- the LOC121745689 gene encoding transcription factor bHLH51-like: MENCYWPILNHTDEPLWLLPPASTSAPKSHSEVEKRRRDRINAQLSTLRKLIPKFEKMDKAALLGHVVDHVKEQRQRTKEAIKISSGVPSEIDEVIIDQIEDGSEQIKARIGADQGVDRPELFAEIGSALKALEATIVEADIHQHPHQNPLIKI, from the exons ATGGAAAATTGCTACTGGCCAATCCTCAATCACACCGACGAACCGCTGTGGCTCCTCCCTCCCGCCTCCACTTCCGCCCCCAAAAGCCATAGCGAAGTCGAGAAACGCCGCAGAGACAGAATCAACGCTCAGCTCTCCACTCTCCGCAAACTCATCCCCAAATTCGAAAAG ATGGACAAGGCGGCGCTATTGGGGCACGTGGTGGATCACGTGAAGGAGCAGCGGCAGAGGACGAAGGAGGCGATCAAAATCAGCAGCGGCGTGCCGAGCGAGATCGACGAGGTGATCATCGATCAGATTGAAGACGGATCGGAGCAGATCAAGGC ACGGATCGGAGCAGATCAAGGCGTCGATCGGCCGGAGCTCTTCGCAGAGATCGGGAGCGCGCTGAAAGCGCTGGAAGCCACCATTGTCGAAGCCGACATACACCAGCACCCTCACCAGAATCccctaattaaaatatga
- the LOC121745281 gene encoding probable ubiquitin-conjugating enzyme E2 C isoform X2, translated as MEVRDDGDAQSRYHQEQQSQPTPSSKQLQSSPNHIDTNSVTQRLQKELMALMMTGGDLGVSAFPDGDSIFAWTGTIEGGKGTMYDGLSYKLSLRFPVDYPFKPPQVKFETTCFHPNVDQFGNICLDILQDKWSSAYDCRTILLSIQSLLGEPNTESPLNASAALLWKNQEEYRKTVRKHYMATGDSLEN; from the exons ATGGAGGTTCGAGACGACGGCGACGCTCAATCGCGCTATCATCAGGAGCAGCAATCGCAGCCCACACCCTCCTCCAAGCAACTCCAGTCTTCTCCCAATCATATCGATACCAATTCCGTCACCCAAAG GTTGCAAAAGGAGCTCATGGCTCTAATG ATGACAGGTGGAGATTTGGGAGTATCTGCCTTCCCCGACGGGGATAGCATATTTGCATGGACTGGCACAATTGAAGGTGGTAAAGGAACTATGTATGATGGTCTGTCTTACAAACTTTCACTGCGCTTTCCAGTAGATTATCCTTTCAAGCCTCCTCAAGTCAAGTTTGAGACGACATGCTTCCATCCGAATGTTGATCAGTTTGGgaatatttgtttagatattctTCAG GACAAGTGGTCTTCAGCATACGATTGCAGAACGATTCTCTTGTCTATACAGAGTCTACTAGGAG AACCGAACACTGAGAGCCCTCTCAATGCGTCTGCTGCTTTACTCTGGAAGAACCAGGAAG AGTACAGAAAAACAGTGCGCAAACATTACATGGCTACTGGAGATTCATTGGAAAACTGA
- the LOC121745281 gene encoding probable ubiquitin-conjugating enzyme E2 C isoform X1 — protein MEVRDDGDAQSRYHQEQQSQPTPSSKQLQSSPNHIDTNSVTQRNVFCRLQKELMALMMTGGDLGVSAFPDGDSIFAWTGTIEGGKGTMYDGLSYKLSLRFPVDYPFKPPQVKFETTCFHPNVDQFGNICLDILQDKWSSAYDCRTILLSIQSLLGEPNTESPLNASAALLWKNQEEYRKTVRKHYMATGDSLEN, from the exons ATGGAGGTTCGAGACGACGGCGACGCTCAATCGCGCTATCATCAGGAGCAGCAATCGCAGCCCACACCCTCCTCCAAGCAACTCCAGTCTTCTCCCAATCATATCGATACCAATTCCGTCACCCAAAG GAATGTGTTTTGCAGGTTGCAAAAGGAGCTCATGGCTCTAATG ATGACAGGTGGAGATTTGGGAGTATCTGCCTTCCCCGACGGGGATAGCATATTTGCATGGACTGGCACAATTGAAGGTGGTAAAGGAACTATGTATGATGGTCTGTCTTACAAACTTTCACTGCGCTTTCCAGTAGATTATCCTTTCAAGCCTCCTCAAGTCAAGTTTGAGACGACATGCTTCCATCCGAATGTTGATCAGTTTGGgaatatttgtttagatattctTCAG GACAAGTGGTCTTCAGCATACGATTGCAGAACGATTCTCTTGTCTATACAGAGTCTACTAGGAG AACCGAACACTGAGAGCCCTCTCAATGCGTCTGCTGCTTTACTCTGGAAGAACCAGGAAG AGTACAGAAAAACAGTGCGCAAACATTACATGGCTACTGGAGATTCATTGGAAAACTGA
- the LOC121743909 gene encoding syntaxin-71-like → MAGKRRLTLSISLFIPPNKSSIALNHQKQKNSNKMSVYDILFRVDSICKKYEKYDIEKQRDQNAFSDDAFAHLYSTFDSQIHLALKKSKFAAYETDRATVVALYAEVRRIKARLMDEVPKLRKLAQRKVKGMSKEEQEARIELVLTIPYRIQAIHDGNRGGPATEIFGSSSNKHIKFDSDGKMDDGYFEQSEESSQFRQEYEMRKKKQDQGLEVISEGLDTLKNLAKDMNEEMDRQVPLIDEIDTKVDKASSDLRHTNVRLKETLTRVRSSRNFCIDIVLIIILLGIAAYLYNVLTY, encoded by the exons ATGGCGGGAAAGAGAAGGCTgactctctctatctctctcttcattCCCCCCAACAAATCTAGTATCGCCCTCAAtcatcaaaaacaaaaaaattcaaacaagaTGAGCGTGTACGACATTCTGTTCAGGGTAGATTCCATCTGCAAGAAATACGAAAAATACGATATTGAGAAGCAGCGCGATCAGAATGCCTTCTCCGACGACGCCTTCGCCCACCTCTACTCCACCTTCGACTCCCAAATCCACCTCGCTCTCAAG AAATCGAAGTTTGCTGCGTATGAGACGGACAGGGCGACCGTGGTGGCGTTGTATGCAGAGGTTCGGCGCATCAAGGCCAGGCTCATGGATGAAGTGCCTAAGTTGAGGAAACTTGCTCAAAGGAAG GTGAAAGGTATGTCTAAGGAAGAACAAGAAGCTCGCATTGAGCTGGTTCTCACGATTCCTTACCGAATCCAAGCGATACACGATGGCAATAGAGGTGGTCCAGCCACAGAAATATTTGGTTCATCATCCAATAAGCACATCAAATTTGACTCTG ATGGGAAAATGGATGATGGTTACTTTGAACAATCTGAGGAATCGAGCCAGTTTAGGCAGGAATATGAAATGAGGAAAAAAAAGCAG GATCAAGGTCTTGAGGTGATATCAGAGGGGTTAGATACATTAAAGAATTTGGCAAAGGATATGAATGAG GAAATGGATAGGCAGGTCCCCTTGATTGATGAGATTGACACGAAG GTAGATAAGGCATCAAGTGATCTCAGGCATACTAATGTCAGGCTGAAGGAGACACTTACAAGG GTGAGGTCGTCTAGGAACTTCTGCATCGATATAGTTTTGATTATCATTCTTCTGGGAATCGCAGCCTATTTATACAA TGTGTTGACCTATTAA